A single region of the Lotus japonicus ecotype B-129 chromosome 4, LjGifu_v1.2 genome encodes:
- the LOC130716119 gene encoding ERAD-associated E3 ubiquitin-protein ligase component HRD3A — translation MLTVKFLFSLLLTFSLLSVSVTVTARPFVLVLSQEDFKDEAPTDSDSAAEWDDFGDSDPHKSEDDLDPGSWRPIFEPEPSPSDSDYDSLYYSGVAKLISGDAREGAGEIEAAAESGHPAAQSVLGFLWGMGLLRERSKSKGFLYHHFAAEGGNMQSKMALAYTYTRQDMFEKAVKLYGELAQVAVNSFLISKDSPVIEPVRLHNGAEENKEALRKSKGEEDDDFQILEYQAQKGNAAAMYKVGLFYYFGLRGLRRDHSKALSWFLKAVDKGEPRSMELLGEIYARGAGVDRNYTKAFEWLTLASKHHLYSAYNGMGYLYVKGYGVDKKNYTKAKEYFEMAADNDEVGGHYNLGVMYLKGIGVKRDVKLACKFFIVAANHGQPKAFYQLAKIFHLGVGFKKNIPLATALYKLVAERGPWSSLSRWALESYLKGDIGKAFMLYSRMAELGYEVAQSNAAWILDKYGERSMCMGEIGFCTDAERHQRAHSLWWQASEQGNEHAALLIGDAYYYGRGTNRDYERAAEAYMHAKLQSNAQAMFNLGYMHEHGHGLPFDLHMAKRYYDEALEHDAAAKLPVTLALTSLWVRKNYADSFLVGMIDSLPDVYPKLEAWVEDVLLEEGNATILTLFVCLLTVLYLRERQRRQVAVVAGEVAQQNRPNELGVPAPI, via the exons ATGCTCACCGTCAAATTCCTTTTCTCTCTACTCCtcaccttctctctcctctcCGTCTCCGTCACCGTCACCGCCCGTCCCTTCGTCCTCGTCCTTTCCCAGGAAGACTTCAAGGACGAAGCCCCCACCGATTCCGACTCCGCCGCCGAGTGGGACGACTTCGGCGACTCCGACCCCCACAAGTCCGAGGACGATCTCGACCCCGGCTCATGGCGCCCCATCTTCGAGCCCGAACCCTCTCCCTCCGACTCCGACTACGACTCCCTCTACTACTCCGGCGTCGCCAAGCTCATATCCGGTGACGCCCGTGAGGGAGCTGGGGAGATCGAGGCAGCGGCTGAATCTGGCCACCCGGCGGCGCAATCTGTCTTAGGGTTTTTGTGGGGAATGGGGCTTTtgagagaaagaagcaaatccAAGGGTTTTCTGTACCATCACTTTGCTGCTGAGGGTGGCAATATGCAGTCCAAGATGGCTCTCGCTTACACCTACACACGCCAAGATATGTTTGAAAAAGCCGTTAAGCTTTATGGCGAATTAGCACAAGTAGCAGTCAATAGTTTTCTCATTTCAAAGGACTCACCGGTCATTGAACCGGTCAGGCTTCACAACGGAGCTGAGGAGAACAAGGAAGCTCTCAGAAAATCCAAAGGGGAAGAGGATGATGACTTTCAGATTCTCGAGTACCAGGCTCAGAAAGGGAATGCCGCTGCCATGTACAAGGTTGGCCTCTTTTACTACTTCGGCCTCCGAGGCTTGAGGCGTGACCACTCCAAGGCACTCTCCTGGTTCTTGAAGGCTGTTGACAAGGGTGAGCCTCGCTCCATGGAGCTTCTCGGTGAGATCTATGCTAGAGGAGCTGGTGTTGACAGAAACTACACTAAGGCCTTCGAATGGCTTACCCTTGCTTCCAAACACCACCTCTATTCTGCTTATAATGGCATGGGCTATTTGTACGTCAAAGGCTATGGTGTTGACAAGAAGAATTACACTAAA GCAAAAGAGTATTTTGAAATGGCTGCTGATAATGATGAGGTTGGCGGCCACTATAACCTCGGTGTCATGTATCTCAAGGGGATTGGAGTGAAAAGAGATGTCAAGCTGGCTTGCAAGTTCTTTATAGTGGCTGCAAACCACGGTCAACCAAAGGCATTCTACCAGCTGGCAAAGATTTTCCATCTTGGTGTTGGCTTCAAGAAGAATATTCCCTTG GCTACTGCCCTATACAAACTAGTTGCAGAGCGAGGTCCATGGAGTTCTCTGTCTAGATGGGCACTAGAGTCATACTTAAAAGGTGATATTGGGAAGGCTTTTATGTTGTATTCAAGGATGGCTGAGCTGGGCTATGAGGTGGCACAAAGTAATGCTGCTTGGATTCTTGACAAATATGGAGAACGTAGCATGTGCATGGGTGAAATTGGATTTTGCACTGATGCAGAAAGGCATCAGAGGGCACATTCTCTTTGGTGGCAAGCTTCTGAGCAGGGTAATGAACATGCTGCTTTACTCATTGGAGATGCATATTACTACGGTCGG GGTACTAACAGGGACTATGAGCGAGCTGCTGAGGCTTACATGCATGCCAAATTGCAATCTAATGCACAAGCCATGTTCAATCTTGGTTACATGCATGAGCATGGCCATGGACTTCCATTTGACCTTCATATGGCCAAGCGTTACTATGATGAAGCTCTAGAGCATGATGCTGCAGCCAAGTTGCCAGTCACATTGGCTCTTACAAGCTTGTGGGTCCGCAAGAACTATGCTGACAGTTTCTTG GTCGGTATGATTGATTCATTGCCAGACGTGTATCCTAAATTAGAAGCTTGGGTGGAGGATGTACTCTTAGAGGAGGGAAATGCCACTATTCTCACCCTCTTTGTATGCCTCCTAACTGTGCTATATCTCCGTGAGAGGCAACGAAGGCAAGTTGCTGTTGTAGCTGGAGAGGTAGCTCAGCAAAATCGTCCTAACGAACTTGGTGTACCTGCACCCATCTAA
- the LOC130716123 gene encoding ABC transporter I family member 17, with amino-acid sequence MSSLLDDCREHLVQVDGYAANGNATKPKFHITNLTKFSDDGVPILKGIHLDIPKGVIVGVIGPSGSGKSTLLRALNRLWEPPSASVFLDARDICHLDVLSLRRKVGMLFQLPALFEGTVADNVRYGPQLRGQKLTDDEVRKLLIMADLDASFMDKSGAELSVGQAQRVALARTLANSPEVLLLDEPTSALDPISTENIEEALMKLNKNQGMTLIMVSHSIKQIQRIADIVCLLVDGEIVEVLEPHKLSEAKHPMAQRFLELSS; translated from the exons ATGTCTTCTCTCTTAG ATGATTGCAGAGAGCACTTGGTGCAGGTGGATGGCTACGCTGCTAATGGAAACGCCACCAAACCCAAATTCCACATAACCAATCTCACCAAATTCTCCGACGATGGGGTTCCCATACTCAAAGGCATCCACCTTGACATCCCAAAGGGTGTCATCGTTGGGGTCATAGGCCCAAGTGGCAGCGGAAAGTCAACGCTCTTGAGGGCCCTTAACCGTCTCTGGGAGCCACCCTCCGCCTCCGTCTTCCTCGACGCCCGCGACATCTGCCATCTCGACGTTCTCTCCCTCCGCCGCAAGGTTGGGATGCTCTTTCAgctccctgccctctttgaag GCACGGTTGCAGACAATGTGAGGTATGGCCCGCAACTAAGAGGACAGAAGCTAACCGATGATGAGGTCCGTAAGTTGCTCATAATGGCTGACCTCGATGCTTCTTTCATGGATAAATCTGGTGCTGAGCTCTCTGTGGGTCAAGCTCAGAGAGTTGCACTTGCCAGGACTTTAGCAAATTCACCAGAG GTTTTGCTGTTGGATGAGCCAACTAGTGCCTTAGATCCAATATCCACAGAGAATATTGAGGAGGCCCTGATGAAGCTGAATAAGAATCAGGGCATGACACTGATCATGGTCTCTCACAGCATCAAACAAATCCAGAGGATAGCTGACATTGTGTGCCTGCTTGTTGATGGTGAAATTGTTGAAGTTCTGGAGCCTCATAAACTCTCTGAAGCCAAACATCCCATGGCACAAAGGTTCCTTGAACTAAGTTCTTAG